A genomic stretch from Achromobacter spanius includes:
- a CDS encoding type II 3-dehydroquinate dehydratase, translated as MTPSTPATIWFLNGPNANLYGLDANKTYGAESFPALRERCEKKAASLNLQLHFVQSNHEGQLIDWIQEARGDAQGIIINAAGLTYSSIPILDALLAFPGRIIEVHMSNIWRREAFRHHSYISKAADGVIAGLGGEGYELAIEAMSRLIARPA; from the coding sequence ATGACACCCTCTACTCCTGCCACCATCTGGTTTCTCAACGGCCCGAACGCCAATCTGTATGGCCTGGACGCCAACAAAACCTATGGCGCCGAGAGCTTCCCGGCGCTACGAGAACGTTGCGAAAAGAAGGCGGCCAGCCTGAACCTGCAACTGCATTTCGTGCAATCCAACCACGAAGGCCAGTTGATCGACTGGATACAGGAAGCGCGCGGCGATGCGCAAGGCATCATCATCAACGCCGCGGGCCTGACGTATTCCTCGATTCCCATCCTGGATGCCTTGCTGGCGTTTCCCGGCCGCATTATCGAGGTCCACATGAGCAACATCTGGCGGCGCGAAGCGTTTCGCCATCATTCCTATATTTCCAAAGCGGCCGACGGCGTCATCGCGGGCTTGGGCGGCGAGGGCTATGAGCTGGCCATTGAAGCCATGTCGCGCCTGATCGCGCGCCCCGCTTGA
- a CDS encoding NAD(P)H-quinone oxidoreductase, with amino-acid sequence MTVIPSTMQAVVAREPGDASVLTLATRPVPVPGPGEVLLRVRAAGVNRPDIMQRQGAVRLATGVTDVLGLEACGQVVATGPGVPEALRGQRLMSLLPGGGYAPWCVARVDHSFVVPDCLDDDAAAALPEGLFTVWHNLFELGRLRMGQTVLIHGAAGGIGTLALRMAHAAGARVVATAGRADRLPTLREMGAAHALCYRDTDFVRACLDATQGQGVDVVLDMVGGDYVRRNLQALAFGGRHVSLSFLQGSQVNIDLLTLMQKQLSLHSSTLRPQSAAEKTRMAQAITRHVLPLVSDGRIAPRVHASLPLSEAAQAHRLLESGDVFGKAVLRP; translated from the coding sequence ATGACCGTCATTCCCTCCACCATGCAGGCCGTCGTCGCCCGCGAACCCGGCGACGCCAGTGTGCTGACGTTGGCAACAAGGCCGGTGCCCGTGCCCGGCCCCGGTGAAGTGCTGTTGCGCGTGCGCGCCGCCGGCGTCAACCGGCCCGACATCATGCAACGCCAGGGGGCGGTACGGCTGGCCACTGGTGTGACCGACGTGCTGGGCCTGGAAGCCTGCGGCCAGGTCGTCGCCACAGGCCCCGGCGTGCCCGAAGCGTTGCGGGGGCAACGGCTGATGAGCCTGTTGCCCGGTGGCGGCTATGCACCCTGGTGCGTGGCCCGCGTCGACCATTCTTTTGTCGTGCCGGATTGCCTGGACGACGACGCGGCGGCGGCCTTGCCCGAAGGCCTGTTCACCGTGTGGCACAACCTGTTTGAGCTTGGCCGCCTGCGCATGGGCCAGACCGTATTGATCCATGGCGCGGCGGGCGGCATCGGCACGTTGGCCCTGCGCATGGCGCACGCGGCGGGTGCGCGGGTAGTGGCGACGGCCGGGCGCGCGGACCGTCTGCCGACGCTGCGCGAGATGGGCGCGGCCCATGCCCTCTGCTATCGCGACACGGATTTCGTGCGGGCCTGTCTGGACGCCACGCAAGGGCAGGGCGTGGACGTGGTGCTGGACATGGTGGGCGGCGACTATGTGCGGCGCAACCTTCAGGCGCTGGCCTTTGGCGGCCGTCACGTCAGCCTGTCGTTCCTGCAAGGGTCGCAGGTCAACATTGATTTGCTGACCCTGATGCAAAAGCAATTGAGCCTGCATTCATCCACCCTGCGGCCGCAAAGCGCGGCAGAGAAAACGCGCATGGCGCAGGCCATCACCCGGCATGTGCTGCCGTTGGTGTCGGACGGCCGCATCGCCCCGCGCGTCCACGCCAGCCTGCCATTGTCAGAGGCGGCGCAGGCGCACCGCCTGCTGGAAAGCGGCGACGTGTTCGGCAAGGCAGTGCTGCGCCCTTGA
- a CDS encoding 2-hydroxyacid dehydrogenase yields the protein MTSGNTAIGSATLAAPSGALVFYSQFDDFTAWKQALQARMPQLRILHESEVDDPAAIHYALAWKPPTGFFDPMPNLRLIINLGAGVDSLVGRNDLPAGVPITRITDPHMARMMAGYVLFATLRHARDIPWFEQAQRRGEWAYRHPRAPEDTRVAVLGLGELGAYAAHELQRQGFTVLGWSRSPRQIEGVQCHAGMGALDTVISQADILVIMLPLTPQTRGLLDQARLEKLPRGAALINVARGALVDQAAMMTLLQSGHIGAATLDVFEREPLPGDDPLWAMDNVLITPHLASVAIPASAAAQIAENIARVSRGDAPTNQIDPSRGY from the coding sequence ATGACGTCAGGTAACACCGCGATAGGCTCCGCAACCCTCGCCGCGCCGTCTGGCGCGCTGGTCTTCTACAGCCAGTTCGACGATTTCACCGCCTGGAAGCAGGCCTTGCAGGCGCGCATGCCGCAGTTGCGCATCCTGCACGAGAGCGAGGTCGACGACCCCGCCGCCATCCACTACGCACTGGCCTGGAAGCCGCCCACCGGCTTCTTCGACCCCATGCCCAACCTGCGCCTGATCATCAACTTGGGCGCGGGGGTGGATTCCTTGGTCGGCCGCAACGATCTCCCGGCCGGCGTACCCATTACCCGCATCACCGATCCGCACATGGCTCGCATGATGGCGGGCTACGTGCTGTTCGCCACGCTGCGCCACGCGCGCGATATTCCCTGGTTTGAACAGGCGCAGCGCCGTGGAGAATGGGCGTATCGGCATCCGCGCGCGCCAGAGGATACGCGCGTGGCGGTGCTGGGGCTGGGGGAACTGGGCGCTTATGCGGCCCACGAACTGCAACGCCAAGGCTTCACCGTGCTGGGCTGGTCGCGCAGCCCGCGCCAGATTGAGGGCGTGCAGTGCCACGCGGGTATGGGCGCGCTGGATACGGTGATCTCGCAGGCTGATATCCTGGTGATCATGCTGCCGCTGACGCCGCAGACGCGCGGCCTGCTTGACCAGGCGCGGCTTGAGAAGCTGCCGCGCGGGGCCGCGCTGATCAACGTGGCGCGTGGCGCCCTGGTGGACCAGGCGGCCATGATGACGCTGCTGCAAAGCGGGCACATCGGCGCGGCCACGCTGGATGTTTTTGAACGCGAGCCCCTGCCCGGCGATGATCCGCTTTGGGCCATGGATAACGTGCTGATCACGCCGCATCTGGCATCCGTTGCCATTCCGGCGTCGGCGGCGGCGCAGATCGCTGAGAACATCGCGCGTGTTTCGCGCGGCGATGCCCCAACCAACCAGATCGACCCGTCGCGCGGTTACTGA
- a CDS encoding glutathione S-transferase yields MLKLLYAPTSPYVRKVMVCAHLAGVADQIQWLDSAANPVRRDDRIAVYNPLAKVPTLILADGQALYDSRVICEYLAHLGGNADLFPAAGPRRWVALAQQALGDGLLDAALLARYERTARPAEYQWSVWREAQLVKVDACLVEIERQIEPPTATLPTQAPTIGDVTLGCALGYLDFRFPELDWRASHPRATQWEAAFRKLPAMQATLPHEA; encoded by the coding sequence ATGCTGAAGCTGCTTTACGCACCCACCTCCCCGTACGTCCGAAAGGTCATGGTTTGCGCGCATTTGGCGGGCGTGGCGGATCAGATCCAATGGCTGGACAGCGCGGCCAATCCGGTACGCCGCGATGATCGCATCGCTGTGTATAACCCCTTGGCCAAGGTGCCGACGCTGATCCTGGCCGATGGGCAGGCGCTGTACGACAGCCGCGTCATTTGCGAATACCTGGCCCATCTGGGGGGCAACGCCGATCTGTTTCCTGCCGCGGGGCCGCGCCGCTGGGTCGCCCTGGCGCAACAGGCGTTGGGTGATGGGCTGCTGGACGCGGCCTTGCTGGCGCGCTATGAACGCACGGCTCGGCCGGCTGAGTATCAGTGGTCGGTATGGCGCGAGGCGCAACTGGTCAAGGTCGACGCCTGCCTGGTTGAGATCGAACGGCAGATCGAACCGCCGACTGCCACGTTACCCACGCAAGCGCCCACCATCGGCGACGTCACCTTGGGCTGCGCGCTGGGCTATCTGGATTTTCGTTTTCCTGAACTGGACTGGCGCGCCAGCCATCCGCGCGCCACGCAATGGGAAGCGGCGTTTCGCAAGCTGCCCGCCATGCAGGCAACCCTTCCTCACGAAGCTTAA
- a CDS encoding ABC transporter ATP-binding protein, whose product MQNSPVSPKSSSAVSLEGVVKKYRQQTVLQELSLKIRRGEFLTLLGPSGCGKTTLLNLIAGFAQADNGEIFIEDQLVTDLPPYQRQIGMVFQNYALFPHMTVARNIGYGLRMRRMPAAEIAQRVEEAMALVKLDGLGERKPRELSGGQQQRVALARALVIRPKVLLLDEPFSALDKGLRGSMQVEIREIQRKLGVTTVFVTHDQGEALAMSDRIAVMSSGVIRQIATPDELYRNPQDPFVASFLGDVNILPAHYHGSDPDGILLRLGAGLIRVARDRLVGGSHEGRRLDIYVRPEQIRLESLHSESVLSGTVVNHVFQGDHIDSYIDVDIPVAGHQRVMVRSAGLDALQHWPVGSVTGLALPGQGISVFNVS is encoded by the coding sequence ATGCAGAACAGCCCCGTGTCCCCAAAATCGTCCAGCGCGGTGAGCCTGGAAGGAGTGGTCAAGAAGTACCGTCAGCAGACGGTGTTGCAGGAGCTGTCGCTGAAGATCCGGCGCGGTGAATTCCTGACGCTGCTGGGGCCGTCCGGCTGCGGCAAGACCACGCTGTTGAACCTGATCGCGGGGTTCGCGCAAGCGGACAACGGCGAGATCTTCATCGAAGATCAACTGGTTACGGATCTGCCGCCCTATCAGCGGCAAATTGGCATGGTGTTTCAGAACTACGCGCTGTTTCCTCATATGACGGTGGCGCGCAACATCGGCTACGGCCTGCGCATGCGCCGGATGCCGGCCGCTGAGATTGCCCAGCGCGTGGAAGAGGCGATGGCGCTGGTCAAGCTGGATGGGCTGGGCGAACGCAAGCCCCGCGAGTTGTCCGGCGGCCAGCAGCAGCGCGTGGCACTGGCGCGCGCCTTGGTGATACGCCCCAAGGTGCTGCTGCTGGACGAGCCGTTCTCGGCGCTGGACAAGGGCCTGCGCGGTTCGATGCAGGTGGAAATCCGCGAGATCCAGCGCAAGCTGGGCGTGACCACGGTGTTCGTCACGCACGACCAGGGCGAGGCGCTGGCCATGTCGGACCGTATCGCGGTGATGTCCAGCGGCGTCATCCGCCAGATCGCCACGCCCGACGAGCTCTACCGCAATCCGCAAGACCCTTTCGTGGCCTCGTTCCTGGGCGATGTGAACATACTGCCCGCGCACTATCACGGCTCGGACCCGGACGGAATCTTGCTGCGCCTGGGCGCCGGCTTGATCCGCGTGGCGCGAGACCGGCTGGTGGGCGGCTCGCACGAAGGCCGCCGCCTGGACATCTATGTGCGGCCGGAACAGATCCGGCTTGAGAGCCTGCATAGCGAATCCGTGCTTAGCGGCACGGTCGTGAACCATGTGTTCCAGGGCGATCACATTGATTCCTATATCGACGTCGATATCCCGGTGGCCGGCCATCAACGCGTGATGGTGCGCAGCGCGGGCCTGGATGCCTTGCAGCATTGGCCGGTAGGCTCAGTGACCGGCCTGGCGTTGCCCGGCCAGGGCATCAGCGTGTTCAACGTGTCCTAG